The following are from one region of the Harpia harpyja isolate bHarHar1 chromosome 4, bHarHar1 primary haplotype, whole genome shotgun sequence genome:
- the ARMT1 gene encoding damage-control phosphatase ARMT1 isoform X1, which translates to MFRIGTFVLHLFQKGVEAEKRAISFLSKLRNELQTDKPVTPLEDELPDAALWNQYLDYQRNLSNGNGGPSWFQSPWLYVECYMYRRIHAALAQNPPIDNFDVFKEGKAQNFFESQEAVIALCTYFQELLKNIKDLDEKQLQEELFKLLQVSLWGNKCDLSFSAGEDSSQKSSPLQSLENMIPYILVNDMEKLWSLLVNAKKRNTEKSNVRVDIILDNAGFELVSDLVLADFLLSSKLADEVHFHGKSIPWYVSDTTKHDFNWTIKQLQSANHMWMSRCGINWEGNLKKGVWVYHDHMFWTLPHDFSSMAEVAPDLYADLQKSNLLLFKGDLNYRKLTGDRKWEYTVPFHQALNKFHPAPLCSLRTLKSDTQAGLKPGQGEQIQASEPEWMVNGKYGVVQFDAAL; encoded by the exons ATGTTCAGAATAGGAACTTTTGTTCTCCACTTATTTCAGAAGGGTGTTGAAGCAGAGAAGAGAGCTATATCTTTCCTTTCCAAATTGCGGAATGAACTGCAAACAGACAAACCAGTGACCCCTTTAGAAGATGAGCTGCCTGATGCTGCACTGTGGAACCAATACCTAGACTACCAACGAAATTTATCAAATGGAAATGGAGGACCGAGTTGGTTTCAGTCCCCTTGGTTATATGTAGAGTGTTATATGTATCGAAGAATTCATGCAGCATTAGCACAGAA CCCACCTATTGATAACTTTGATGTATTTAAGGAAGGAAAGGCTCAAAATTTCTTTGAATCCCAAGAAGCTGTTATTGCCTTATGCACTTATTTTCAGGAACTTCTTAAAAACATCAAGGACCTAGACGAAAAGCAACTTCAGGAGGAACTTTTTAAGCTATTGCAG gTATCATTGTGGGGCAATAAGTGTGacctttctttttcagctggTGAAGACAGCTCTCAGAAATCTAGTCCTTTACAATCCCTGGAAAACATGATACCTTATATCTTAGTGAATGATATGGAAAAACTTTGGTCACTACTTGTAAAcgccaaaaaaagaaatacagaaaaaagtaatgTTAGAGTTGACATAATCCTGGATAATGCTGGATTTGAACTTGTAAGTGATCTTGTGTTGGCTGACTTCCTGTTATCATCAAAGCTAGCTGATGAAGTCCATTTTCATGGAAAAAGTATTCCATGGTATGTGTCAGATACCACAAAGCATGATTTTAACTGGACTATTAAACAACTGCAGTCGGCTAATCATATGTGGATGTCTAGATGTGGGATAAACTGGGAGGGCAATTTGAAAAAGGGAGTTTGGGTTTACCATGATCACATGTTTTGGACTTTGCCACATGACTTTTCCAGTATGGCTGAAGTTGCTCCTGACTTGTATGCTGATCTACAGAAGTCAAACTTGCTTCTTTTCAAAGGTGATCTAAACTATAGAAAATTAACAGGAGATAGAAAATGGGAATATACTGTTCCGTTTCATCAAGCCTTGAACAAGTTTCATCCTGCACCTCTCTGTAGCTTGAGAACACTGAAATCTGACACTCAGGCTGGCCTAAAACCTGGACAAGGTGAACAAATTCAGGCTTCTGAACCTGAATGGATGGTAAATGGAAAATATGGGGTAGTTCAGTTTGATGCTGCTCTCTAG